A section of the Rhodothermus profundi genome encodes:
- the dacB gene encoding D-alanyl-D-alanine carboxypeptidase/D-alanyl-D-alanine endopeptidase: MRPKFGILLLLLWSLPGRPVTSLAQPAQHLQATLNQLLDAPAYASAFWGALVLDLRDSTVLYARHARQNFTPASVTKLFITAAALEQLGPDFRYVTRLLADGPIVDGVLQGNLIVRGSGDPAIGGRFTDGDRTATFRAWADSLRRKGIQRIAGDLIGDDDYFDDTPLGTGWSWDDLTYWYAAEISALSFNDNCVDVTIEAGRAGEPGRISWEPPTTYVSLINQTYTIPADQPLKEGYRRLPGTNTIVLFSRVPEGRRDTESLTVSNPTRFFVHVLREVLLAEGIAVEGQPVDVDALSIKPDYTSSRLWTVATYTSPPLSEIVRVINRRSQNLYAEMLLRTLGAERPVADTTLVPGSAEMGLAAAARTWLRAGIDTSRIQFVDGSGLSAQNLVTPEATVRLLAYMASHPDLAVRQTFYTSLPTGGEPETTLQDRQLSDRVRAKTGTLSNTSALAGYVRTPDGRLLAFALFCNHYTLPTRQVRRTIDAFVEQLARYRK; the protein is encoded by the coding sequence ATGCGCCCCAAATTCGGCATACTCCTGCTATTGCTGTGGAGCCTACCAGGACGGCCCGTAACGAGCCTTGCTCAGCCGGCACAGCACCTGCAAGCTACCCTGAATCAACTGCTTGACGCTCCTGCCTACGCTTCGGCTTTCTGGGGAGCGCTGGTGCTGGATCTGCGCGACAGTACCGTGCTCTATGCACGCCACGCCCGGCAAAACTTTACGCCCGCTTCGGTAACCAAGTTGTTCATAACAGCAGCTGCTCTCGAGCAGCTCGGGCCTGACTTTCGCTACGTTACCCGCCTCCTGGCAGATGGACCAATCGTAGACGGCGTGCTGCAGGGGAACCTGATCGTGCGCGGCTCAGGGGATCCCGCCATTGGCGGCCGTTTTACCGATGGAGACCGCACCGCTACCTTCCGAGCCTGGGCCGATTCACTGCGCCGTAAGGGAATCCAGCGAATCGCGGGCGACCTTATTGGCGACGACGATTACTTTGACGACACGCCGCTGGGTACCGGTTGGAGCTGGGACGACCTGACCTACTGGTACGCTGCGGAAATCAGCGCGCTATCTTTCAACGACAACTGCGTGGACGTTACCATCGAAGCAGGCCGCGCCGGCGAACCCGGACGCATCTCCTGGGAGCCACCCACTACCTATGTATCTCTGATCAATCAAACCTATACCATTCCGGCCGATCAGCCCCTGAAAGAGGGGTACCGGCGATTACCCGGCACCAACACGATCGTGCTGTTCAGCCGGGTGCCGGAAGGCCGCCGAGATACGGAGTCGCTCACCGTCAGTAATCCAACGCGCTTTTTCGTGCACGTCCTGCGCGAAGTGCTGCTCGCTGAAGGCATCGCTGTAGAGGGACAGCCCGTGGACGTTGACGCCCTCTCCATCAAACCTGACTATACCAGCTCCAGATTGTGGACCGTGGCGACCTATACCTCACCGCCCCTGTCTGAGATTGTGCGGGTTATCAATCGGCGGAGTCAGAATCTGTACGCCGAAATGCTGCTGCGGACGCTGGGCGCCGAACGCCCGGTAGCCGACACCACACTGGTCCCCGGATCCGCCGAGATGGGGTTGGCAGCAGCTGCTCGCACCTGGCTTCGAGCAGGCATCGACACCAGCCGCATTCAGTTTGTGGACGGCTCTGGCCTGTCGGCGCAGAATCTGGTCACGCCTGAAGCAACGGTTCGTCTGCTGGCCTACATGGCCAGCCATCCCGACCTGGCCGTGCGCCAGACGTTTTACACGTCGCTACCCACCGGTGGTGAACCGGAAACGACCCTTCAGGATCGACAGCTCAGCGATCGCGTCCGGGCCAAGACAGGTACGCTGTCGAACACCAGCGCACTGGCCGGATACGTTCGCACACCAGACGGACGCCTGCTCGCCTTTGCGCTGTTCTGTAACCACTATACCCTTCCTACCCGCCAGGTGCGCCGCACCATCGACGCTTTCGTAGAACAGCTCGCTCGCTATCGCAAGTGA
- the mreC gene encoding rod shape-determining protein MreC, which produces MTRTNWLIDTLLLVVVLGLALSLLLTHNEPVLHGLRALALELSARAEARLAWAGHYFRTLEENERLRAENIRLAGELARAREALIANERLTRLLALRDSIYPLPVRAARIIAKDLTRQRNLLTIDAGSTDGVQPGMAVVDDRGIIGTVTLVTPHYARVLSYLNTDFRVAARIQAIGAVGIVRWDGEHPDRLLMEFVSRTEPVRPGMLVVTTPYSNIFPPGFPIGRITEVARQPGLNTLRIYLEPASPLDRASYVFVILHKPDLERQRLHTPNPP; this is translated from the coding sequence ATGACGCGCACCAATTGGCTCATTGACACGTTACTTCTGGTTGTCGTATTAGGTCTGGCGCTGAGCCTGCTGCTCACGCACAACGAGCCGGTGCTGCACGGGCTGCGTGCGCTGGCGTTGGAACTTTCGGCCCGCGCCGAAGCCCGGCTGGCCTGGGCCGGTCACTACTTTCGAACGCTGGAGGAAAACGAACGGCTGCGCGCCGAAAATATCCGCCTGGCCGGCGAGCTGGCGCGCGCCCGCGAAGCGCTGATTGCCAACGAACGTTTGACCCGCCTGCTGGCGCTGCGCGACAGCATTTACCCCCTTCCGGTACGGGCCGCCCGCATCATTGCCAAAGACCTGACGCGCCAGCGCAACCTGCTAACAATCGACGCGGGCAGCACAGACGGCGTGCAACCCGGCATGGCCGTCGTGGATGACCGCGGAATCATCGGCACCGTTACCCTGGTCACGCCGCATTATGCCCGCGTTCTTTCTTACCTGAACACAGACTTTCGGGTGGCGGCCCGCATCCAGGCTATCGGAGCGGTAGGCATTGTGCGCTGGGACGGCGAGCACCCTGACCGCCTGCTGATGGAATTTGTCAGCCGCACCGAGCCGGTGCGCCCGGGCATGCTGGTAGTCACAACGCCCTACAGTAACATCTTCCCTCCAGGCTTTCCCATTGGTCGCATAACCGAAGTAGCGCGCCAGCCCGGTCTGAATACGCTGCGCATTTACCTGGAACCGGCCTCCCCGCTGGACCGCGCCTCCTATGTATTTGTCATCCTGCATAAGCCTGATCTGGAGCGCCAGCGACTGCACACGCCTAACCCACCGTGA